Genomic segment of Myxococcus stipitatus:
ACGCAGGTGTTGATGATGCAGCTGGACGAGGACCTGCTGCCCCTGGTGGACGCGTGCGCGCGCGGCCAGCTGGTGGAGCGGCGACTCGCGGTGGCGCCGGGCTCGTCGGTGGGCGTGGTGGTGGCCGCGGGGGGATATCCGGACGCGCCTCGCAAGGGGCAGCGCATCGACGGGCTGGACTCGGTGCCGGCGGATGCCACGGTGTTCATCGCGGGCGCGGAGGAGCAGGGCGGGGCGCTGGTGACGAGCGGCGGGCGGGTGCTCACCGTCTGTGCTCGGGGCGAGGACCTGGCGCGGGCGCGAGAGCGCGCGTACGCGGCGGTGGCGGCCGTGCGCTTCGACGGCATGCACTTCCGCCGTGACATTGGCGCGAAGGGGATGAAGGCGACTACGTGACCCGCATCTCCCGTTATCTCCTCACGGAGCTGTTGGTGCCGCTCGGCGTCTGGGTGGCCTTCATGTTCCTGCTGCTGTTCGTGATGCAGTTCCTCCGCGGAACGGACGTGCTGCTGGGTTCGTCGGTGACGCTGACGGACCTGGGGAGATTGGTGGCGTACCTCACGCCGCACTTCCTGATGATGGCGCTGCCCATCGCGTTCCTGCTGGCCATCCTCCTGGGCCTGGGGCGGCTGGGCGAGGACCGGGAGCTGACGGCGCTGCAGGCGCTGGGCATCGGTCCGAGTCGCTTGCTGGCCGCGCCCATGGGGGTCGCCGCGGCGCTCAGCGTGTTGATGCTGCTCATCACCTCCACCGCGCAGCCATGGGGCCTCACGGGCGTGAAGGAGCTGGTGAGCGAGGTCATCCGGAAGAACGTCGTGGGCGATGTGAAGTCCGGCACGTTCTACGAGGACCTCAGCGACCTGACGCTCTACGCGGAGCAGGTCTCCTCCGATGGCCGTTGGACCAACGTGCTGCTGCACGATGACCGCGAGGCGAGCTCTCCGCTGCTGGTGCTGGCGCACCACGGACAGGTGGGGACGTCCAGCGGAGGCGAGGTGCTGCGCTTCTCGTTGGAGGATGGCGAGGTGCACCGCTCCGGCCGCGCCACCGAGAACTACAGCGTCATCCACTTCGACCAGGCGGAGATCAGCGTCGGCGTGGGCGCGTCGATGGGCAAGCGCGGCCGCTTCACCTCCGCCAAGGAGGAGCTGACCCCGGCGGAGCTGCTCGAGGCGGCGAGCGAGGCCGAGGCCAAGGGCGGGGACGCACGAGGCTTCCGGATGGCGCTGCACAGCCGGCTGGGAGGGGCCCTGGCGCCCATTGCCTTCGCGCTCCTGGGCACGCCCCTTGCTATTGGTCGGCGCCAGGCGGGCAGGGCCTGGGGTTATCTCCTGACGCTCGGAGGCTACGTCTTGTACTACCTGCTGAGCCGGGCCTTCGAGCAGTTGGGGCAGCAAGGCAAGTTGCCGGCGCCCCTGGCGGGGCAGCTGGCGAACCTCATCTTCATGGCGGTGGGTGCGGTGGCCCTGTACCGGGTGAGTCGTTCGGGGACGGTTCGGTGAGACTCACGCTCTTTGGTTATGTGCTGCGCTCGTACGTGCGCTTCGCGTTGGGCATCCTGGGGGGGTTGGTGCTCGTCTTCGTGGTGGTGGACTTCGTCGACCGGGCGAAGACGTACACGGGGCCGGGCTGGGTGACGGACGCGGCCAAGCTCTACGGTTACAAGGCGCTGATGGCGGTGCAGCAGCTGGGGCCCGCGGCGCTGCTGCTGGCCGCGGGCACGACGGTGTCCGCGCTGCGCAAGCAAGGGGAAGTCACGGCCATCCGCGCGCTGACCTTCGGACCCACGGCGCTGTATGCACCGGTGCTGGCCTTCGGTCTGCTCGCGTGTACGGGCTTCGTGGTGTTCGACGAGGTCGTCGCGACGCATGCCGGGCGCCGCGTGGATGAAATCACCACGCAGCGCTTCAACCGCTGGGGCGACTGGCGCTTCTATTACACGCCGAAGCAGTGGTTCCGGCGCGGCGACCACATCTTCTTCCTCCGCGCGGGGAGCGCGCAGGAGGGCTTCGCGGACGTGTCCATCTTCACCCTGTCGCGGGAGTTCAAGCTGCAGCGGCGGCTGGACGCGGCGCGGATGGAGTGGCTCGACGGGACGCGCTGGCGGCTGACGGGGGTGGTGGAGCGCTCCTTCTCAGGGGAGACGCACACGTCGGTGAAGAGCCTCGAGAGTAGTGAGTACGAGCTGGGCATCGCGGCCTCGGCCTTCCGCATCCGTCCGGGACGTCCCGAGCAGATGCGGGTGAGGGAGCTGCGCGAGCAGATTGTCGCGCGCAGGGACGTGGGGCTCGCGACGAAGCAGTTCGAGCTCGCGCTGCACAACCGCTTCGCCTACCCGCTGGCGGCGCTTCCCGCGGCCCTCCTGGGCGTGGGGTTGGCGCTGCGCACGAACCGGCGCGGACACCTCACCGCCGCCATCGTCGAAGGGTTGTTGGTGGCCGTGGCCATGTGGGGCTTGATGATGGTGTGCCGCACGTTGGTGCTCACCGAGAGATTGTCTCCACCCGTGGCGGCATGGACGCCACCCGTCCTGCTCGTGCTGGCGGCCGTGGCGCTGTGGATGCGCCGGGAAGGGTTTCTTCACGTGCCTCGCCGTTGGCTGGCGGTGAGGTAGCGTGAGTTCATCCATGGATCTTCCCTCCCAGGCCCGGTTCGAGCCTCTCCTTCGCCGTGCCGTGGCCGTGGTGTTGCTGGCGTGGGCCGTGGGCCTGGTGCTGGCGGAAGTCGTGCTGCAGGTGGCCGCTTCCGCCGCGGTGTTCCTGTCGCTGGTGATGGTGGCGCTGCGGCGGCTGCGTCTGGCCCCGGACGTGCGCGCCTATGTGTTGGCGAGCGTGGCGCTGTGCGCGTGGCAGGTGGTGTCACCCGCGCTGGCGCTGCTCACCGGCGCGGCGGGCGCGTGGCCTCGCAGCTCGCGCTATGGGCAGGTGTTGGACTCGGTGGCGGGCGCGGCGGTGGCCTCCATCGGTTCGGTGGGCGTGCCGTGGCTGGCGCTGGCGGGGACGGTGGTGGCGGGGTGGCTGTTCGTCGCCGCGCTGGGCATGTTCCAGAACCGCGTGCGCTGGCCCTGGGAGCCCCCGGCGTTCCTCAAGCTGAACCCCGGCCGGCTGCACGAGAACTTCGGGACGGAGGCGTCGCCTCGCTACGCGGCGGGAGGCATCTTCTTCCACCGGTTGCGCTTCGCGCACGGCGCCATCGCCGCGCTGGGGCCCGCGCTCGCGGTGCTCGGCGGCTCCGAGGTGCTGCGGCGGCGACTGCTCGCGGGCGCCGTCGTGTTGGGCATGCTCGTGTCCATCTACAACGCGTTCGCTCGCGCGGCGCTGGGGGCGGCGCTGCTGGTCAGCGTGGTGGCGCTCCTGCTCCTGGTGAGCGGACTGGCGCGCAAGGTGGGCCTGGCGCTCATCGCGGTGGCGGTCCTGCTGGTGATGGCCTCGCCGGCCTGGCGCGCGCGCCTGGAGAAGGCGGCGGGCAACATCTACGGCGGCGAGCGCGAGCTCGCGATGAAGGTGGGTTGGAGCCTGGTGCAAGAGCACCCTTGGGTGGGCGTGGGCTTCGGCAACCACAAGGCCGCCGTGCTCGCTCGACAGAGTGGCTCCGGCATCACGGACCTGTTGGCCACCGACTCACACAACCTCTGGCTGACGGTGTGGGCGGAGACGGGCCTCGTGGGGCTGCTCCTGATGGTGACGGTGCATGTGCTGCTGGGCTGGGCGCTCATCCGCCGCTATCGCGCGGGCTCGCTCGCCGCGACGGGCGCGCTGCTCTCCTTCGTGGGCTTCCACATCCTGGCGCTCGTGCACTACCTGCCGTTCCACTCCAGCGTGCATCTCTCGTTCGCCCTGGTGTGGGGCCTGGGGCTGTGCGAGGGCAGCGACGTGCTGCGCGGGCGCGCGCGGACGTAGCTCCGGAACGCGCCGGGGCGGCCTCGTCAGCGAGGTGGCAGGGCGCGAGCCTCGAGCACGCGCCGATACACCGCCACCGTCCTCCGCGCGCACTCGTCCCAGGTGAAGCGCGCGGCGCGCTCATGGCCCAGCTCGATGAGCTGCGCGCGCAGGGCGTCGTCCCGCAGGACCCGCAGGGTCGCCTCGCGCCAGGCCCCCGGGTCATCCGGAGACAGCCTCAGCGCCGCGCCTCCCACCACCTCCGGGAGGGAGCCCGCGTCCGAGGTGAGCACGGGACAGCCCGCCGCCATCGCCTCCAGCGCGGGCAACCCGAAGCCCTCGTACTTCGAGGGCAGGAGCAGCGCCGCGGCGGCCCCGTAGAACAGGGGCATCTCCGCCTCTGGCAGCTCCTCGAGGTCCAGCACGTTCTCGTGCAGGCCCAGCTCGTGCGCCACGGCGCCCTTGCCCGCGAGCAGGACGATGGGCACGGGCAGGTCCGCCGCGAAGTGCCGCAGCAGCGCCAGGTTCTTGAAGCGCTTGGCGTTGCCCACCGCCGCCACGTAGCGCGCGGGCAGCTCGTGCCGCTCCCGGAACGCTCGGACCTCCTGGGCCGAGGGCGGCTGGAAGCGCGAGTCCACGCCGTTGGGAATCACCTGCAAGCGGTACGGCGACAGCTTGAGGTATCGCGCGAGCTCCTCTCGGGAGAACTCGGACACCGTGACCAGCGCGGAGGCCCGCTTCGCGCGAGGCCCCACGACGACGCGGTAGTACAGCGCCTGCGCGGGTGAGTACTCCTGGGCCAGCGCCACGTGGTTGGCGTCGTGCAGCGTGGCCACCAGCGGCCCGCTCCAGAAGAGGGGCAGGGCGAACGACGTGGCGTGGAAGACGTCGGGCTTGAGCCGCGTCAGGTCCGCGGCGAGCGCGGGCTGCTCGATGGGGGAGAGGAACCCCGCGAGCGCGCGGTGCACGGGCAGCGTCGGCGTGAGGCTCCCCAGGTCCGAGGGCAGCCCCTCCGGAGGGACGAGGGCGGAGAAGCGCAGGTCCGGGGCCATCGCGGGAACGCGCCGCGCGAGCTCCAGGGCATAGCGAGCGATTCCGTGCAAGCGGCCGCGCACCATGCGCAGGTCGAGGAGGACATGAGCCACGCTCCCCGCGTACCACACGCTCGGGCCTCATGGGGGACGGGCGGACGCTTGCTTCGCGTCGATGTCGGCACAAGGCACGCTGGATGCTAGAAGGCCGCTCTCGTGAAGGTCGCCCTCGTCCATGATTGGCTGGTCACCCACCGCGGGGGAGAGCGTGTGCTCGACGCGCTCTGCGAGGTCTTTCCCGACGCGGACATCTACACCCTCATCCACCGGCCCGGCAGCCAGTCCCCCGCCATCGAATCCCGACGCATCTTCACGTCCTTCCTCCAGCACATCCCGGGCATCCACGAGCGCTACCGCCACTTCCTGCCCCTGATGCCCCGGGCCATCGAGTCGCTGCGCCTGAGAGGGGACTACGACGTCGTCCTGTCCTCCAGCCACTGCGTGGCCAAGGGGTTGCGGGCCCCGGCGGGCCTGCCGCACCTGAGCTACGTGCACGCGCCCATGCGGTACATGTGGGACTTGTTCGACGACTACTTCGGGCCGGGTCGGGCGGGCCTGTCCGTGCGTGCCGCGGCCCACGCGGTGCGCCCGTGGCTGCGGCGGTGGGACCGCGCCTCGGCGGCTCGCGTGGACCGCTTCGTCGTCAACAGCCACCACGTGGCGGGAAAGCTGCGGCGCTTCTGGGGACGCGAGGCCACCGTGGTGCATCCCCCCGTGGACCTGGAGCGCTTCACGCGGCTGCCGCTCGAGGGCAGCGGCCAGGGTGGCTACTTCCTGTGGCTGGGGGCCTTCGCGCCCTACAAGCGGCTGGACATCGCGCTGGAGGCCTTCCGCGAGCTCGGCGCGCCCCTCTGGGTGGTGGGCACGGGCCAGGAGGCCGCGCGCCTCATGTCGGGCACGCCGCCCGCCAACATCCGCTTCCTGGGCAACGTCCCCGACGACGCGCTGCCGGCGCTCTACCGCGATGCCCGCGCCCTCATCTTCACGCCCGAAGAGGACTTCGGCATTACCCCGCTGGAGGCCCAGGCCTGCGGGCGCCCCGTCATCGCCTTCGGCCGGGGGGGCGCGCTCGAGACGGTGAACACCCGCACCGGACTGTTCTTTGCGGAACAGTCACCGTCCGCGCTCGCGGAGGCCGTTCGCCGCTTCGAGACCTGGGAGGGTGGGTTCCGCCCCGAGGATGCCCGCTCGCAGGCGGGCCGCTTCAGCCGAGGGGCCTTCCAGCAGGCCATGCTCTCCGAGGTGGAGTCGCTCCTCAGGGTGGCGAGGAAATCCACACCCGACGCCAGGGCGGTGTGACGCGGCTGTCGCTCTGCTCTCCGTCTTTCGTCGCCAGGGGGCGGCCTCGATGTGGTGGGGTCCCACAGGGGTTGTGGTAACCCATTGGTTTCACGGGGATTCCCGTGTTAGGAGGCCGGCGAGTCAGAGGGAGTCGGGCAGGCAACGTGCTCGTTGGACCAGGGTGCGAGTCTTGCAGAGGGGTGGCGCCCCGTTGACCCGGATACAGGAGTCCAGACGTGTTCAGTCGTCTCCAGCGCTTCTACACGTCCATCAAGGTTGTCGCGGACATGGTGATGCTCGCGGTGGCGTTCGCCTTGGCGTACGTCACCCGCTTCTCGGGCATCGTCCCTGTCACGGAGGGCATTCCTCCGTGGGAGGACTCGCTCGTCTCGCTGCTCATGGTGCTGGTCATCTTCCCGGCGACCTTCAAGCAGTCGAGGCTCTATGCGACCAACCGCTCCCGGACGAACACGGGTGAGGTGTTCGAGGTCTTCAAGTCCACCATCACCGCGACGCTCATCCTGGTGGCGGCGACGTACTTCGCCCGGGAGCGCTACTCGCGCCTGACGCTGGTCATCTTCGTCGTCTACGCCTTCGTGCTGGTGACGTGCAGCCGGCTGGCGTTCCGCTATGTGCTGAGCGAGGTGCGCCGGCGGGGCCACAACCTCAAGTCCATCCTCATCATCGGCGCGGGGGAGCTGGCGCAGCGCGTGGTGGAGACGGTGGAGGGCCACCGGGAGCTGGGCTTCCGGGTGACGGGCCTCCTGACACTGCGGCCGGAGAAGGTAGGCCAATATGTCAACGGCGTGCGCGTGATTGGCCACGTGGACGACGTGGAGCGGGTGCTGGACGCCCAGCCCGTCGACCAGGTCATCATCGCGCTGCCGCTGCAGGAGCAGGCGCACGTGAAGCGGCTGATGGAGCCGCTGGCGCTGCGCACGGTGGACGTTCGCGTCGTGCCGGACCTGTACCAGTACATCACCCTCTACGGCGGGCTGGAGGAGTTCGGCGGCCTGCCCATCATCCGCCTCCAGGGCGACCCGATGGAGGGCTGGAGCCAGGTGGCCAAGCGGGCCTTCGACATCCTGTTCTCCCTCCTGGCCATCGTCGTCACGGCGCCGCTGATGGCGGCCACCGCGCTGGCGGTGCGCCTGTCCAGCCAGGGGCCCTTGCTCTACCGCCAGGAGCGCATGGGGATGGATGGCCGCACGTTCCACATCCTCAAGTTCCGCACGATGCGCGTGGACGCGGAGAACACCGGCGCGATGATGGCGCGCAAGGACGACCCGCGCCGCACCGTCATCGGCACGTTCCTGCGAAAGTACTCGCTGGATGAGCTGCCGCAGTTCTTCAACGTGCTGACGGGGGACATGAGCCTCGTGGGTCCGCGTCCCGAGCGCCCTGTCTTCATCGAGGAGTTCAAGCGGCAGATTCCGCGCTACCACCTGCGGCACAAGGTGAAGGCGGGCATCACCGGCTGGGCTCAGATCAACGGGCTGCGCGGGCAGACGTGCATCGAGAAGCGCATCGAGTACGACCTGTACTACATCGAGAACTGGTCGCTGCTGATGGACCTGAAGATCCTCGTGCGCACCGCGCTGGGCGGCTTCCTCTCGAAGAACGCCTACTGAGTCGCCGGCTTCTCGGGCGAGGGGGCCTCGAAAATCCGAGGCCCCATCCGAGTCCCGGCGCCGGATTTCTGAGAGCCCGACGCCGGGTGCAAGGTGGGGTGCTACTGGAGGTTCCAGACCGCGGTACCGCTGCACGTCGTACTGCTGTAGCAGCCCACGCGAATCTGGAGCGTGCCGGGGGCGGTGGCGGTGTAGCTCACGCTGGAGCCGCGGCCGCTGCACGCATCGTCATTGGTCGCCACCTGGGTGGCGCCGTTGAAGATGCGCAGGAACGTGTCGCCGGTGAACGTCGCGCCCGCCAGGCCGCAGGTGGCCACGGTGAGGACCTGGCCCGCGGTGACGGGGACGTCCCGGTTGATGGTGGCTTGCTGACCGCTGTTGGTGTTGCTGGCGCTGAAGTCGAACGCGCCCGACGTGGTCGGCGGAGGGCCGCTGCCGGTGATCTCCCAGACGACGGTGCCGCCGCAGCTCCCCGACGAGTAGCAGCCCGCGCGCACCTCGTACTCGCCAGCGGTGGGGGCCCGGAAGGTGATTTTCGAGCCTCGGCCGCCGCACTCGTCGTCGTTCGTGGCGACGGACGTCCCCGCGGGGTTGAAGAGGCGCATGAAGGTGTCACCGGAGGTCTTCGCGCCCGTCAGGCCGCAGGTGCCCACGGTGAGCGTCTCGTTCGCGGCGAGGGTGATCTTCTTGTTGGTGGTGTTCTGCTGCGCGCTGTTGGTGTCGGAGGCGGTGAAGGGGAAGGAGTTGGCGGGCGGAGGGGGCTCCTCGGGAGGAGGCTCGCCGTTGCCGTTGGGGTCCGGGCAGCCGGCCGCGGGCAGCGCGCATTGCGGCAGGCTGGTGCCCAGGTGGCTGATGACGGCCTGGATGGGCACGCCCCGGTTGGGGCAGTTGGCGCAGTGGTGCAGTGACACCACCAGGTGGTCGCCGTACCCGAGCACAGGGGAGCCGGACGAGCCGCCCTGGGTGTCGGCGAAGTAGCCCACGTCGTTGGGGCCGCCCGTCTGGCAGGACGGCTCGTTCAGGCTGTAGACCTCCGCGAAGCCAGACGCGTCCGACGGGTCCGTCGAGGCGACGGCGATCTTCTTGCCGTAGCCCGCCGGGTGCTGCGGGACGTAGATGCGCTCGTTGACGACGGCGCCGGTGTCGCGGAGCTGCAGGTAGCCGAAAGCGTTGGTGGGGTTCACCGCCAACCGCACCAGCGCGTAGTCGCGAGGCGCGTCCGCCTGGACCAGCGTGGCGCCGGAGATGACGTGGCCCGGACAGCCGAACCAGCTGCCGCAGTTGGTGGCACAGGTGGCGCCTTCGGCCATGAACTCGAAGTCGGTGTTCTGGGCGTCGCTGGCGGTCCCGATGCAGTGCTGGTTCGTCATGATGTGGCCCTGGCTGCCCACGAGCCATCCGGTGCACGCGCTCGAGCCGCCGATGAGCAGCCGCGCCACGGGGCGGGCTCGGCCGTAGACGGTGGCCTCGCTGGTGGCGTAGCAGGGGGCCCAGTTGGAATCGTCCGCTCCGCAGAGGGCCTTGTTGATGTCGGAGGTGAAGCCCTTCTCCGCGTTGGTGTAGCCGCGCGCGAAGCGGTCGATGCTGTAGCCGTGCTTGTTGAGGATGCCTCGGCGTCCCGGGGAGTCGCCGCTGTGGAGCTCCACGATGGCGGTGTCGCCGGGGATGTGCATGGCCCAGAAGCCGTCGCGGGCTCCGGGATGGGTGGCGTCATACCGCTTCGAGCGCCGTCCATCCGGCGAGCGCACCACCACGAAGTCTCCCGCCTCCAGCTCCAGCCGCTCGAAGTGCGCGGCGATGTAGGCGGCGCCCTCGTAGGTGATGACGTCGGTGTGGAGGGGGCCGCTGTGCGTGCGCAGGGCCGCCGAGGCGTAGGGATGGGCTGATTCGAACCGCTGGTACACATCCTCGCCGACCTTCGTGGCGCGCTGGGACGCGGAGGACGTGGCCACCGCGCACACGGGGGCGGACGCCAGTGCGGCCGGCGCACCTAACATCAGCGCGGCGACGAAACCTGCGAGCTGGACTCGTTTCATCGGTTCTCCTGCAGGGGGATGGGGCTGCGCAGCATGGGCTGCACCCATGGTTATAGTCCTCGTCACTGCTGGAGTTGGTTTGCCTCTGGTAACTGAGTGGCAGAAGCAGGTGCTTTTTGTGGAGCGGGTGGCGTTTGGGGGGAGGTGGGTTGTGAAAAGTGGAAGGGAGCCCGCCTCATGGGGAGGGCGGTGCAGGTGGGGCGTCTGATTTCACACGGAGCGCGGTTGTTGCGGCCGGGTTGTGTGCGGCGTGTGGGATGGGGCGGTGGAAATGCGGTGGGGGTGACGGGGGAGTCGGCCCCGCGTCGAGGCGAAGCCGTCTAGACTCGGGCGGGCATGGCCGAAAAGCTCGGAGCGATTCTGGTCCGCAAGGGCCTCCTGACGCAGGCGCAGCTCGACGAAGCCCTGAAGGCCCAGCTCATCTACGGCGGGCGGCTGGGCTCCATCCTCATCGAGCTGGACTTCCTGGACATCGACACGGTGGCGATGGTCCTCGGGGAGCAGACGCGTTACCCGGTGGCGCAGGAGGCGGACTTCGAGGCCGTCACGGATGCGACGCTGACGTTGTTGCCGATGGCGCTCGCGGAGAAGCACCTGGCCTTCCCGTTGGCGCAGGAAGGGCGCCGGCTGAAGGTGGCGATGGCGAGCCCGTTCGAAATCCAGCACACGGACGCGCTGGGGTTCATCACGGGGCTTCGCATCCTCCCGCACATCACGCCGGAGCTGCGGCTGTTCCATTACCAGGCGGAGCGCTACAGCATTCGTCGCCCGGCGAGGTCCATGCACCTGGCGGCGGCGAGGCGCACCGCGAAGCCCGCGCCCGCGGTGCCCGTGCGAGGGGGCGTGATGCCGTTGCCCGAGATGGCTCCGCCGCCCGCGCCCGTGCGCGCGCAGCCGGGGTCCGAGGGCATGTTCGGGGGATTGGCTCCGGGACAGTTCTTGAGTGACGACGCCGAGGACTCGGCGGAGGTCGAGGCTCCGAAGAGTTCTCCTCCGGTGTTGTCGGCGCAGGGGGACGGGGTGGCGGGGCGTGGCGAGTCGGGTCCGCCTGTGTTGGCGCCATCGGGGCCGCCGAGGTTGAAGCCGGTGGAGGCGGGGCCGGGAGCTCGGCCTCCGGGGCCACCTCGGCTGGCGCCTCCGGTGATGCCTCCTGAGCTGGATTTGTCGGAGGAGCTTGAGGCGGCGGAAGAGCTGGATGGTGGGGAGGAGATCGAGGCGGCGGAGATTGTCGAGCACACCGAGGAGCTCGACGTGGTGGACACGGAGGAGGTTCTCGAGGGCGTGATGGAGGAGGTCGAGCCTCCTGCTCCGCGTGCTCCGGTGTCCGTGGTTGCTGGCGCGCGAGGGGTTGGAGAAGGGGCGTCTCCTGCGCAGCCACCTGGGATGGTGTCGCGGCAGCCGGTGGGGCCGGGGGCTCCGCAGGGGAGTGGGGCGGGTGCTGGGGGACGTCCGCCGCAGGGGCCTGTTCCTCCGGGGATGGGAGGCGTTGGAGCGCGGCCTGGGGTTGGAGTGGCGGGGAGTGTGCCGCCTGGGATGACGGGGGCGCGGCCCGTGGTCTCGGGGGAGGAGGCGGCTGTGCCTCCGGGGATGGTTGGGGCACGGCCTCCGCAGCAGCCGGGGGCGGGAGTGCCGGGTCGGGGACCTGTTCCTCCCGGGATGCGCCCGCCTTCGAGTACGGGCGTGCCGACGGTCTCGGGCTCGGCGGGGACGCTGGACGCGAGTGCTGGTGCACCGGTGGGGCAGGGCGCGGTGCCGCCCGGGCTGCAGGGGGCTCGGTCGCAGGTCGGCGGTGGTTCTCCGCCCGTGCTGGGTCCACAGGGGGCAGTGCCGCCGGGTGCACGACCACCGTCGAGCGCGGGAATGCCGACGGTGCCAGGGGCACAGAGTGGCGCGGTGCCGCCGGGGATGATGGGAGCACGGCCACCGTCGAGCGCGGGGATGCCGACGGTGCCGGGGGCACAGAGTGGCGTGGTGCCGCCGGGGATGATGGGGGCACGCCCGCCGTCGAGCACAGGAGTACCGACGGTGCCGGGGGCACAGAGTGGTGCGGTGCCGCCGGGGATGATGGGAGCACGGCCTCCGTCGAGCGCGGGGATGCCGCCGGTGTCGGGGGCGCAGAGCGGTGGAGTGCCGCCGGAGATGATGGGGGCACGGCCGCCGTCGAGCACAGGAGTGCCG
This window contains:
- a CDS encoding undecaprenyl-phosphate glucose phosphotransferase — encoded protein: MFSRLQRFYTSIKVVADMVMLAVAFALAYVTRFSGIVPVTEGIPPWEDSLVSLLMVLVIFPATFKQSRLYATNRSRTNTGEVFEVFKSTITATLILVAATYFARERYSRLTLVIFVVYAFVLVTCSRLAFRYVLSEVRRRGHNLKSILIIGAGELAQRVVETVEGHRELGFRVTGLLTLRPEKVGQYVNGVRVIGHVDDVERVLDAQPVDQVIIALPLQEQAHVKRLMEPLALRTVDVRVVPDLYQYITLYGGLEEFGGLPIIRLQGDPMEGWSQVAKRAFDILFSLLAIVVTAPLMAATALAVRLSSQGPLLYRQERMGMDGRTFHILKFRTMRVDAENTGAMMARKDDPRRTVIGTFLRKYSLDELPQFFNVLTGDMSLVGPRPERPVFIEEFKRQIPRYHLRHKVKAGITGWAQINGLRGQTCIEKRIEYDLYYIENWSLLMDLKILVRTALGGFLSKNAY
- a CDS encoding O-antigen ligase family protein, yielding MDLPSQARFEPLLRRAVAVVLLAWAVGLVLAEVVLQVAASAAVFLSLVMVALRRLRLAPDVRAYVLASVALCAWQVVSPALALLTGAAGAWPRSSRYGQVLDSVAGAAVASIGSVGVPWLALAGTVVAGWLFVAALGMFQNRVRWPWEPPAFLKLNPGRLHENFGTEASPRYAAGGIFFHRLRFAHGAIAALGPALAVLGGSEVLRRRLLAGAVVLGMLVSIYNAFARAALGAALLVSVVALLLLVSGLARKVGLALIAVAVLLVMASPAWRARLEKAAGNIYGGERELAMKVGWSLVQEHPWVGVGFGNHKAAVLARQSGSGITDLLATDSHNLWLTVWAETGLVGLLLMVTVHVLLGWALIRRYRAGSLAATGALLSFVGFHILALVHYLPFHSSVHLSFALVWGLGLCEGSDVLRGRART
- a CDS encoding LptF/LptG family permease; protein product: MTRISRYLLTELLVPLGVWVAFMFLLLFVMQFLRGTDVLLGSSVTLTDLGRLVAYLTPHFLMMALPIAFLLAILLGLGRLGEDRELTALQALGIGPSRLLAAPMGVAAALSVLMLLITSTAQPWGLTGVKELVSEVIRKNVVGDVKSGTFYEDLSDLTLYAEQVSSDGRWTNVLLHDDREASSPLLVLAHHGQVGTSSGGEVLRFSLEDGEVHRSGRATENYSVIHFDQAEISVGVGASMGKRGRFTSAKEELTPAELLEAASEAEAKGGDARGFRMALHSRLGGALAPIAFALLGTPLAIGRRQAGRAWGYLLTLGGYVLYYLLSRAFEQLGQQGKLPAPLAGQLANLIFMAVGAVALYRVSRSGTVR
- a CDS encoding LptF/LptG family permease yields the protein MRLTLFGYVLRSYVRFALGILGGLVLVFVVVDFVDRAKTYTGPGWVTDAAKLYGYKALMAVQQLGPAALLLAAGTTVSALRKQGEVTAIRALTFGPTALYAPVLAFGLLACTGFVVFDEVVATHAGRRVDEITTQRFNRWGDWRFYYTPKQWFRRGDHIFFLRAGSAQEGFADVSIFTLSREFKLQRRLDAARMEWLDGTRWRLTGVVERSFSGETHTSVKSLESSEYELGIAASAFRIRPGRPEQMRVRELREQIVARRDVGLATKQFELALHNRFAYPLAALPAALLGVGLALRTNRRGHLTAAIVEGLLVAVAMWGLMMVCRTLVLTERLSPPVAAWTPPVLLVLAAVALWMRREGFLHVPRRWLAVR
- a CDS encoding glycosyltransferase; amino-acid sequence: MKVALVHDWLVTHRGGERVLDALCEVFPDADIYTLIHRPGSQSPAIESRRIFTSFLQHIPGIHERYRHFLPLMPRAIESLRLRGDYDVVLSSSHCVAKGLRAPAGLPHLSYVHAPMRYMWDLFDDYFGPGRAGLSVRAAAHAVRPWLRRWDRASAARVDRFVVNSHHVAGKLRRFWGREATVVHPPVDLERFTRLPLEGSGQGGYFLWLGAFAPYKRLDIALEAFRELGAPLWVVGTGQEAARLMSGTPPANIRFLGNVPDDALPALYRDARALIFTPEEDFGITPLEAQACGRPVIAFGRGGALETVNTRTGLFFAEQSPSALAEAVRRFETWEGGFRPEDARSQAGRFSRGAFQQAMLSEVESLLRVARKSTPDARAV
- a CDS encoding glycosyltransferase family 1 protein; the protein is MWYAGSVAHVLLDLRMVRGRLHGIARYALELARRVPAMAPDLRFSALVPPEGLPSDLGSLTPTLPVHRALAGFLSPIEQPALAADLTRLKPDVFHATSFALPLFWSGPLVATLHDANHVALAQEYSPAQALYYRVVVGPRAKRASALVTVSEFSREELARYLKLSPYRLQVIPNGVDSRFQPPSAQEVRAFRERHELPARYVAAVGNAKRFKNLALLRHFAADLPVPIVLLAGKGAVAHELGLHENVLDLEELPEAEMPLFYGAAAALLLPSKYEGFGLPALEAMAAGCPVLTSDAGSLPEVVGGAALRLSPDDPGAWREATLRVLRDDALRAQLIELGHERAARFTWDECARRTVAVYRRVLEARALPPR
- a CDS encoding serine protease — translated: MKRVQLAGFVAALMLGAPAALASAPVCAVATSSASQRATKVGEDVYQRFESAHPYASAALRTHSGPLHTDVITYEGAAYIAAHFERLELEAGDFVVVRSPDGRRSKRYDATHPGARDGFWAMHIPGDTAIVELHSGDSPGRRGILNKHGYSIDRFARGYTNAEKGFTSDINKALCGADDSNWAPCYATSEATVYGRARPVARLLIGGSSACTGWLVGSQGHIMTNQHCIGTASDAQNTDFEFMAEGATCATNCGSWFGCPGHVISGATLVQADAPRDYALVRLAVNPTNAFGYLQLRDTGAVVNERIYVPQHPAGYGKKIAVASTDPSDASGFAEVYSLNEPSCQTGGPNDVGYFADTQGGSSGSPVLGYGDHLVVSLHHCANCPNRGVPIQAVISHLGTSLPQCALPAAGCPDPNGNGEPPPEEPPPPANSFPFTASDTNSAQQNTTNKKITLAANETLTVGTCGLTGAKTSGDTFMRLFNPAGTSVATNDDECGGRGSKITFRAPTAGEYEVRAGCYSSGSCGGTVVWEITGSGPPPTTSGAFDFSASNTNSGQQATINRDVPVTAGQVLTVATCGLAGATFTGDTFLRIFNGATQVATNDDACSGRGSSVSYTATAPGTLQIRVGCYSSTTCSGTAVWNLQ